Proteins encoded by one window of Macaca fascicularis isolate 582-1 chromosome 10, T2T-MFA8v1.1:
- the LOC102133117 gene encoding histone H3.3A-like, producing MARTKQTACKSTSGKAPRKQLATKAARKSAPSTGGVKKLHRYRPGTVALREIRRYQKSTELLIRKLPFQPLVREIAQDFKTDLRFQSAAIGALQEASEPYLVGLFEDTNLCAIHAKRVTIMPKDIQLACRIRGERA from the coding sequence ATGGCTCGTACAAAGCAGACTGCCTGCAAATCGACCAGTGGTAAAGCACCCAGGAAGCAACTGGCTACAAAAGCCGCTCGCAAGAGTGCGCCCTCTACTGGAGGGGTGAAGAAACTGCATCGTTACAGGCCTGGTACTGTGGCGCTCCGTGAAATTAGACGTTATCAGAAGTCCACTGAACTTCTGATTCGCAAACttcccttccagcctctggtgCGAGAAATTGCTCAGGACTTTAAAACAGATCTGCGCTTCCAGAGCGCAGCTATCGGTGCTTTGCAGGAGGCAAGTGAGCCCTATCTGGTTGGCCTTTTTGAAGACACTAACCTGTGTGCTATCCATGCCAAACGTGTAACAATTATGCCAAAAGACATCCAGCTAGCATGCCGCATACGTGGAGAACGTGCTTAA